In Alkalibaculum bacchi, a single genomic region encodes these proteins:
- a CDS encoding metal-dependent transcriptional regulator — MDCNEYYTFNNYMSEKDMSATEEDYIEMIYRLCEKNNGHTRVNDIAHLLHVKPPSVTKMVKKLKDLNIVDYKKYGCIQLTKKGMETGRLLVYRHNVIKRFLTLLQVRGDIHQETEKIEHTINKNTLRGIEKFVLFFEHNPEKLDEFLSYTNQIETSPNENIEGKE, encoded by the coding sequence ATGGATTGTAATGAGTACTATACTTTTAATAATTACATGAGTGAAAAGGATATGAGTGCTACAGAAGAAGACTATATTGAGATGATTTACAGATTGTGCGAGAAAAATAACGGTCATACTCGGGTAAATGATATTGCTCATCTATTGCATGTAAAGCCTCCTTCAGTGACAAAGATGGTAAAGAAACTAAAAGATTTAAATATTGTAGATTATAAGAAGTATGGGTGCATACAGTTAACGAAAAAGGGAATGGAGACTGGAAGGCTTTTGGTTTACAGACATAATGTCATAAAAAGATTTTTAACATTATTACAGGTAAGAGGCGATATTCATCAAGAGACGGAAAAGATAGAGCATACTATTAATAAAAATACACTAAGAGGAATTGAAAAGTTTGTCCTATTTTTTGAGCATAATCCAGAAAAACTAGATGAGTTTCTCTCTTACACAAATCAAATTGAAACAAGTCCGAATGAAAATATTGAGGGAAAAGAATAG
- a CDS encoding FeoA family protein: MTCLNTLHVGTKAKVSCLLSNGLLKERMMALGFTKGASIEVVRKGPEDNLTVYNIRGTMIALRREESDLILVN, from the coding sequence ATGACTTGTTTAAATACATTACATGTAGGTACTAAAGCAAAGGTTTCTTGCTTATTATCAAATGGTCTATTAAAAGAAAGGATGATGGCCTTAGGTTTTACTAAAGGCGCATCAATTGAAGTAGTAAGAAAAGGTCCAGAGGACAATCTTACTGTATATAATATTCGAGGCACCATGATCGCACTTAGAAGGGAAGAATCTGATTTGATATTGGTGAATTAA
- the feoB gene encoding ferrous iron transport protein B, producing MGLTYQSSKREAFVDLFDIQKEDGEYAIALAGNPNTGKSTVFNALTGLHQHTGNWPGKTVVNARGNFNYKGQDYILVDLPGTYSLFASSEEEIVARDYICFGNPDAVIVVADATCLERNLNLLLQVMELSDKVVLCINLIDEAKKKGIHIDVEALKKELSIPIVLTSAREGIGLDQLQKEISSLVRTSVQSSNKKTYYSDDIEEKVEQIESQLEVLPLNKRWLSLRILDSDLFFIESLKEYIPEESYENIEAIWKSIHIDKGATREFINNHNFKYIEFLVDKYVKSSKNIHERDMKIDNIITSKKYGIPIMILCLGIVFWITIVGSNYPSQALSKILFGFQDHLSAFLISINVSSWLRNLLLDGVYKTTAWVVSVMLPPMAIFFPLFTILEDLGFLPRVAFNLDHLFKKASAHGKQCLTMCMGFGCNAAGVIGCRIIESPRERVIAIITNNFVPCNGRFPTLIAISVMFFTLSSGEGIINSLITTLSLTAIILLGIIITLLVSYGLSKTLLKGVPSTFTLELPPYRIPKIGRVLYSSLIDRTIFVLKRALLVAIPTGAAIWILANISIGNVPILQILSGILDPLGQLIGLDGVILLAFILGMPANEIVLPIILMAYLNAGSLMDYESLSSLRDIFLANNWTLLTALNTMLFSLLHWPCSSTLWTIKKETGSLKWTVLAFMIPTVIAFGVCFITASVYRLLF from the coding sequence TTGGGTTTAACGTATCAATCTTCAAAGAGGGAAGCCTTTGTAGATTTGTTTGATATTCAAAAAGAAGATGGAGAATACGCTATTGCCCTTGCTGGTAATCCAAACACTGGCAAAAGTACAGTATTTAATGCTCTAACAGGTCTACATCAACATACAGGCAATTGGCCTGGAAAAACTGTTGTGAATGCTAGAGGTAATTTCAATTACAAAGGTCAAGACTATATCTTAGTTGATTTACCTGGGACTTACTCTCTTTTTGCTTCATCTGAAGAAGAAATTGTGGCTAGAGATTATATCTGCTTTGGTAATCCAGATGCAGTAATTGTGGTTGCCGACGCAACTTGCCTTGAACGAAACTTAAATCTATTATTACAAGTAATGGAGTTAAGCGATAAAGTTGTACTATGTATAAATTTAATAGACGAAGCTAAGAAAAAAGGAATTCACATTGATGTAGAGGCGCTAAAAAAAGAACTTTCTATACCAATTGTGCTAACTTCTGCAAGAGAAGGTATAGGCTTAGATCAATTACAAAAAGAAATCTCTTCTTTAGTTCGTACTTCAGTACAAAGCTCTAATAAAAAAACATATTATTCTGATGACATAGAAGAAAAAGTTGAACAAATCGAAAGTCAACTAGAGGTTTTACCTTTAAACAAAAGGTGGCTTTCTTTGAGGATATTAGATAGCGATTTATTCTTTATTGAATCTCTAAAAGAGTATATTCCAGAAGAATCTTACGAAAACATAGAGGCTATTTGGAAATCTATTCATATAGATAAAGGTGCCACAAGAGAGTTCATAAATAATCATAATTTCAAATATATTGAGTTTCTTGTGGATAAATATGTAAAGAGTTCTAAAAACATCCACGAAAGAGACATGAAAATAGATAATATTATTACCTCAAAAAAATATGGAATACCTATAATGATTCTATGTTTAGGTATTGTATTTTGGATTACTATTGTAGGGTCAAACTATCCCTCTCAGGCGTTATCTAAAATACTATTTGGTTTTCAAGATCATTTAAGTGCTTTTTTAATTTCCATTAATGTTTCATCATGGTTAAGAAATTTACTTCTTGATGGAGTTTACAAGACGACTGCCTGGGTAGTTTCTGTTATGCTTCCCCCAATGGCTATCTTCTTTCCATTGTTTACAATACTAGAAGATTTAGGTTTTTTACCGCGAGTAGCTTTTAATTTAGATCATCTATTTAAAAAAGCCTCTGCCCATGGAAAACAATGTCTTACTATGTGTATGGGTTTTGGATGTAATGCTGCTGGGGTAATTGGTTGCCGAATTATTGAGTCTCCAAGAGAGAGAGTCATCGCCATTATTACCAACAACTTTGTACCATGTAATGGACGATTTCCTACGCTTATTGCTATTTCGGTTATGTTTTTCACTCTTTCTTCTGGAGAGGGCATAATAAATAGCCTAATTACTACTTTATCGCTTACAGCCATAATACTATTAGGTATCATAATAACTCTTTTAGTATCTTATGGTTTGTCAAAAACCTTATTAAAAGGAGTACCATCTACCTTTACTTTAGAACTTCCGCCTTATCGAATCCCTAAAATTGGGCGAGTATTATATTCTTCCCTAATTGATAGAACGATTTTTGTGTTAAAGCGAGCTCTATTAGTAGCGATACCTACAGGAGCAGCCATCTGGATTTTAGCTAATATAAGCATTGGAAATGTACCTATTCTGCAAATTCTTTCAGGTATTTTAGATCCTCTTGGTCAGCTTATTGGATTAGATGGAGTTATACTTTTAGCTTTTATCCTAGGCATGCCTGCTAATGAAATCGTCTTGCCTATTATACTTATGGCGTATTTGAATGCTGGATCTCTTATGGATTATGAGAGTCTATCTTCTTTAAGAGATATATTCCTCGCTAATAATTGGACCTTATTAACAGCCTTAAACACCATGCTCTTCAGCTTACTTCACTGGCCCTGCTCTAGCACGCTATGGACGATTAAAAAAGAAACTGGTAGCCTAAAATGGACCGTACTAGCGTTTATGATCCCTACTGTGATTGCGTTTGGAGTGTGTTTTATTACGGCTAGTGTTTATCGTTTGTTGTTTTAG
- a CDS encoding M15 family metallopeptidase, translating into MKKILIITILLLLLAGCTDKGTVTSGETATTSKWEVNSNVEGMFVEPGYKIELSISEKGKDQVTQVDKVILEVNNKDLAIINEDGSITVNNDALSGMELEIKVKFKELSTNLDYTVLKPLGTTVDENNRILNESDYDVVVNKKRFLSSDYVPKDLVKVNVPTQLENPEVNQMRKIPADRLHELFEGAKKEGFTLIARSGYRSYNTQDILYRNVVTSKGQTYADKYSAKPGTSEHQTGLAMDITSEGVNFQLSEDFGELPESIWVKENAHKYGFIIRYPKDKEEIVGYAYEPWHIRYVGVELATKIYKSGLTMEEYFEKAY; encoded by the coding sequence ATGAAGAAAATACTGATAATTACCATTTTACTCTTACTACTAGCAGGATGTACAGATAAAGGCACTGTAACTAGTGGAGAAACAGCAACTACATCTAAATGGGAAGTGAATAGCAATGTAGAAGGTATGTTTGTAGAGCCTGGTTACAAGATCGAGTTGTCAATAAGTGAAAAGGGAAAGGATCAAGTAACTCAGGTAGATAAGGTTATACTAGAAGTAAATAACAAAGATCTTGCTATAATTAACGAGGATGGATCTATAACTGTAAACAATGACGCGCTTAGTGGCATGGAACTAGAGATAAAAGTAAAGTTCAAAGAACTCAGTACAAATCTAGATTACACTGTGTTAAAACCATTAGGGACAACTGTTGACGAAAACAACAGAATCCTCAATGAGTCTGATTATGATGTAGTAGTCAATAAAAAAAGATTTTTGTCTTCTGATTACGTACCAAAGGATCTAGTAAAAGTAAATGTACCTACTCAATTAGAGAATCCTGAAGTGAATCAAATGAGAAAAATTCCAGCAGACCGTTTGCATGAATTGTTTGAGGGAGCAAAAAAAGAAGGATTTACCCTTATAGCCCGATCAGGATACCGTTCTTATAACACTCAGGACATATTATATAGAAATGTTGTGACATCCAAAGGACAAACTTATGCCGACAAATATAGCGCCAAACCTGGCACTAGTGAGCATCAGACAGGGTTAGCTATGGACATTACTAGTGAAGGTGTAAATTTTCAACTTTCTGAAGATTTTGGTGAACTACCTGAGAGCATATGGGTAAAAGAAAACGCTCATAAATACGGTTTTATTATTAGATATCCAAAAGACAAAGAGGAAATCGTAGGCTACGCATACGAACCCTGGCATATTCGATATGTAGGAGTAGAACTAGCGACTAAGATTTATAAAAGCGGTTTGACGATGGAAGAGTACTTTGAAAAAGCCTACTAG